Part of the Longimicrobiaceae bacterium genome is shown below.
AAGAGCTAGCCTTGATTTCCTGGTGAGCAGGCATCACGAAGGAGCCCGAGTCGTTCCCACCTGAAGCTACTCCGGATCCGATCCGACAGCGAGGAACTTCGCAGGCGAGCTTGCCTGATTGGCGACCTCTCCGTCTCGATGTCTGGCGGAGCACCTCTCTGGCCCCGGCGGGCGGTCCGGGGGAGTGGCCACGACCCTGCGCACATCCATGCGGTGAAGGGGCGCGGCATGGCGGTGATTCGCATCGGGAATCCAGCCAGAGTGCGCGAAGTGTTCGACATGAAGCCTGGCGAGGTGAAGCAAGCGGTTCGGATCGTCGAGAAAAACTGGAAGCGGTACCTTCGGAAGTGGGAGGAGATCCATGGCAAGATCTAAGCGCCGGACAGACGAGCAGTTGGACCGCGAGATCGAGCAGGCTATCGTGCGCGGCGCCCAGGAGAACGCGTCTGAGCCGCGCGCAATGCGGGCATGGTACGACACCGATAGCGGTCGTGTCATGGTGGAGCTGACGAACGGGACCCTATTCGGCTTTCCCTCCGAGTTCGGCGAGAAACTGCGTGCCGCGTCGGCGGAGGATCTCGCCGCGGTCGAGATCGAGGGCGGCGGATACGGATTGCATTGGGAGGCGCTCGACGCGGACCTGACCGTGCCTGGGCTGGTCGCCAATATCTTCGGTACCAAGATGTGGATGCGCGAGCTCGGCCGGCGCGGCGGATCTGTCAGGACGGCCGCCAAACAGCGCGCAGCCCGGCTCAATGGGCAGAAGGGCGGACGGCCCA
Proteins encoded:
- a CDS encoding DUF2442 domain-containing protein is translated as MDREIEQAIVRGAQENASEPRAMRAWYDTDSGRVMVELTNGTLFGFPSEFGEKLRAASAEDLAAVEIEGGGYGLHWEALDADLTVPGLVANIFGTKMWMRELGRRGGSVRTAAKQRAARLNGQKGGRPRKVRSGDDDRGTGTGK
- a CDS encoding DUF4160 domain-containing protein yields the protein MSGGAPLWPRRAVRGSGHDPAHIHAVKGRGMAVIRIGNPARVREVFDMKPGEVKQAVRIVEKNWKRYLRKWEEIHGKI